The Streptomyces sp. HUAS MG91 sequence ACCACCACCAGGCCGCCGGTCCGCCCCTGGCCGTCCCTGGACCTCCACGGGGTCGACTTCGATCCGGTGCTGGCCGAGCTGATGGCCGAGGGGCCGGTGACCCGGATCCGGCTGCCCAACGGCGAGGGCTGGGCCTGGCTGGTCACGCGCTACGACGACGTGCGCACCGTGACCAACGATCCGCGCTTCAGCCGTGAGGCCGTCGTGGGGCGTCAAGTCACCCGGCTCGCGCCGCACTTCATCCCGCAGGCGGGAGCAGTGGGGTTCGCCGATCCGCCCGACCACACGCGGCTGCGGCGGGCCGTGGCGGCGGCGTTCACCGCGCGCGGGGTGGAACGACTGCGCACGCGCGCGCAGGAGATGCTCGACGAACTGGTGGACGGCCTGCTGCGCGACGGTCCGCCCGCCGATCTCACCGAGCGGCTGCTCGCGCCGTTCCCGATCGCCGTCATCTGCGAGCTGATGGGCGTGCCCGCGGCCGACCGGCAGCTGATGCACACCTGGACGCAGCTGATCCTCTCCTCGGCCCACGGGGCCGAGGTCAGCGAGCGCGCCAAGAACGAGATGTCGGCCTACTTCGCGCGGCTGATCCGCTCGCGCGACGACGGCAGCGGCGAGGACGTCACCTCCTTGCTGGGCACGGCGGTCGGGGCGGGCGAGCTGACGGAGGACGAGGCGGTGGGCCTCGCGGTGCTCGTGCAGATCGGCGGCGAGGCCGTCACGAACAACTGCGGCAACATGGTCTACATCCTGCTCACGCGCCCCGACCTCGCCGAGCGGCTGCGCGCCGAGCCGGAGCTGCGCCCCCGGGCCATCGACGAACTGCTGCGCTACATCCCGCACCGCAGCGCCGTCGGCCTGTCCCGGATCGCTCTGGAGGACGTCGACGTGGCGGGCGTGCGCATCTGCGAGGGCGACCCGGTCTACGTGTCGTACCTGGCGGCCAATCGCGATCCGGACGTCTTCCCGGACCCGGACCGCATCGACTTCGACCGGGGCGCGAACCCGCACGTCTCCTTCGGCTTCGGACCGCACTACTGCGTGGGCGGCATGCTGGCGAAGCTGGAGTCGGAGCTGCTGGTGGGGGCGTTGCTCGACCGCTTCCCCGGGCTGCGTCTCGACGCGCCCCCGGAGCAGGTCCCCTTCCGCAAGGGCGCGTTGATCCGCGGCCCCGAGGCCCTTCCCGTGACCTGGTCGGCGGCCGGATGACGGCGCTGACACCCGCACAGGGGCTGCTGGTGCCGCCCGGGCACGGCCGCACCGTGCAGACGCCCGCCCAGCAGGTCACCTTCAAGGTCACCGGGGACCATTCGCGCAGCGCGTCCAGTTTCGAGGTCGTGGTGCCGCCGGGCTTCGACGTCGGGGCCCATGTGCACACGCGGAGCGAGGAGTTGTTCTATGTGCTCGAAGGGGAGCTGGACGTGCTCGCCTTCGAGCCGCGGGTGCGGACGCCCGACAACTGGAAGCGCTGGCAGTCCCCTTCGGGCGACAAGGTGGTGCGGGCGACGCCGGGCACGGTGATCGTGGTGCCGCCCGGCTGCCCGCACGCGTTCGCCAATCCGACGGACACGCCGGCGAAGATGTTCTTCCAGGCCTCTCCCCCGCCGGACCACGAGCGGTACTTCGAGGAGCTGCTGGAGATCCTCTCGGCGGGCGGTCCGCCGGACCACGCGGCGATCGCCGACCTCCGTTCGCGCTACGACATCGAGCAGCTGACGCCGTTGCGCCATGGTGGACACCTCGACGACGGGTCCACCAGGAGGAGTTGAGGCCAGTGTTGCTCGACGGGAAAGTCGCGCTCGTCTACGGCGGTGGCGGGGCCGTCGGAGGCGCGGCGGCACGCGGTTTCGCGCGCGAAGGGGCGTCGGTGTATCTCGCCGGGAGGTCCTTGGCGCCCGCCGAGCGGGCCGCTGCCGCGATCAGGGAGGCCGGGGGCACCGCGGAGGCCTTCGAGGTCGACGCGCTCGACGAGAGCGCCGTACAGGGCTTCGTGGACGACGTCGCGCGGCGGGCGGGCCGGATCGACATCTCGTTCAACCTGATCGGCGTCGGCGACGTGCAGAAGCCGCTGACGGAGCTGACGGTCGACGAGTTCCTGGCCCCGATCGCGACGACGATGCGCACTCAGTTCCTGACCACGCGGGCGGCGGCCCGGCACATGGTGGCCCGGGGCTCGGGCGTCGTGCTCGCCTTCGGCGGCTCCGGCACGCAGACGGAGCCGGGCCTGGGCGGCTTCAAGGTCTCGCTGGACGCGCTGGAGGGACTGCGCCGGCAGTGGGCCTGCGAACTGGGCCCGGCGGGGATCCGCGTGGTGACCCTGAAGACGGGCGGCATCCCGGAGAGCCTGCCGCCCGACTTCGAGGGGCGCGCGGAGCTGACCGAGCTGCTGACCGAGCCCACGCTGCTGGGCCGGGCGGCGACCCTCGACGACGTGGGCGAGGTCGCCGCGTTCGTGGCCAGCGACCGCGCCCGCACGATGACGTCCGCCACGGTGAACATCTCGTGCGGGGCGCTGGCCGACATCTGACCGGCGGCCGTCAGCGGATCGGCATGCCGGAAAGAGTGCGGGCGATGACGAGGCGCTGGATCTCGCTGGTGCCCTCGAAGATGGTGTAGATCGCCGCGTCGCGGTGCATGCGCTCGACGGGGTACTCGCGCGTGAAGCCGTTGCCGCCCAGGATCTGGACGGCCTGGGCGGTGACCTTCTTGGCGGTCTCGCTCGCGAACAGCTTGGACATCGAGCCCTCGGCGTTCTCGAACTTCTTGCCGGTGGTCGCCATCCAGGAGGCACGCCACACCAGGAGGCGCGCGGCGTCAATCGAGGTGCGCATGTCGGCCAGCTGGAACGCGACGCCCTGGTTGTCGATGATCGGGCGGCCGAACTGCTCGCGCGTCTTGGCGTACTCCAGCGCCTCCTCGTAGGCCGCGCGGGCGGTGCCGACCGCCATCGCGCCGACGGCGGGGCGGGAGGCCTCGAAGGTCGCCATGGCGGCGTTCTTCACGCGCTCGCCGCCCTTCTGGGCCTTCTCGCGCGAGCGGGCGAGGCGCTCGTCCAGCTTGTCCTTGCCGCCGAGCAGGCAGGAGCCGGGGATCCGCACGTTCTCCAGGACGACCTCGGCGGTGTGCGAGGCGCGGATGCCGTGCTTCTTGAACTTCTGGCCCTGGGACAGGCCCGGCGTGTTCGGCGGCACGATGAAGGACGCGTGGCCCTTGGAGCCGAGCGCGGGGTCCACGGAGGCGACGACCACGTGGACGTTGGCTATGCCGCCGTTGGTCGCCCACGTCTTGGTGCCGTTGAGGACCCACTCGTCCTTGGCCTCGTCGTAGACGGCACGCGTGCGCATGGCGGCGACGTCCGAGCCCGCGTCCGGCTCGGAGGAGCAGAAAGCGGCCACCTTCACGTCGTTCACATCGCCGTACATCTGCGGGATCCAGGTGCCGATCTGCTCCTCGGTGCCGTTGGCGAGGACGCCGACCGCGGCGAGGCCCGTGCCCACGATGGACAGCGCGATGCCCGCGTCGCCCCAGAACAGCTCCTCCATGGCCATCGGGATGCCGAGGCCGCTCGGGTCGAAAAACTGCTGCGCGTAGAAGTCGAGGGAGTAGATTCCCAGCTTGGCCGCTTCCTGGATGACCGGCCAGGGGGTCTCCTCGCGCTCGTCCCACTCGGCGGCCGCGGGGCGGATCACATCGGCGGCGAAGCCGTGCAGCCAGTCACGGACTTCCTTCTGCTCGTCGTTGAGATCCATCGTGAACTCGGCCATGACCCCTCCAGGGCTGCGTGCACTGCATATGTTACTTGCGGTAACGAGAGTCTGTTACTCGCCAGTAGCTCATGTCAACCTCCGAGCGCGCGTTCGATCCTGCCGCGGTGGCGGGTGTTACCTTTCGCGTGCGTCAAGCAATCGCACGGGCGGGGAGAGCGTCATGGAGACCAAGCAACGGACGGACCAGCGCGCGGAGCAGCAGTCCGCCGCCGAGCGCCGGCGGCGCGAGCTGCTGGAGGCCGCGGACCGCGTGGTGCTCCGGGACGGTCCCGGCGCCTCGATGAACGCCATCGCCGCGGAGGCCGGGATCACCAAGCCGATCCTGTACCGGCACTTCGGCGACAAGGGCGGACTGTACGCGGCACTGGCCAAGCGGCACACGGACGCCCTGCTGTCCTCCCTGCGGGCGGCCCTCGACGCCCCCGCGGAGCGGCGCGAGCGGGTCGAGGCCACGCTGGACACCTATCTCGCGGCGATCGAGGCCAGGCCGCAGGTCTACCGCTTCCTCATGCATCCGGCGGAGGGCGCCCCCGTCGAGGCAGGGTTCGACGTCGGGCGGCACTCCGCGCCGCTGCTGCGACGGATGGGCGAGGAACTGGCCGAGGTCATCGAGGAGCGGGTCGACCTCGGGCCCGGGAGCCAGCAGCTCGCGCGCGTGTGGGGGCACGGGATCGTCGGGATGATGCACGCCGCCGGTGACTGGTGGCTCGGCGAACGGCCGTGTTCGCGGGCCGAATTGGTGCGGGGGCTCGCCGATCTGCTGTGGGGGCGGCTCGCCGCCGCGGGCGACAAGGCTGGTGGGCCCGGGTTCTGACGGGTCCCGCCGCGGCACCGGCCGGCGCGTTGCCGGGTGCCGGTTCATCGCGACTGGTCGCGCCCCGCCCCTAGCGGGGCGCCTTGGCCCACGGGGCCTTCGACGCCTGCCGGAGTACGCGGCGGCGCCTCCAGCCCGTGACACGGTCGGCGTAGATGCGGCCCTCCAAGTGGTCGCACTCGTGCTGGAGGCACCGGGCGAACCAGCCCGTGCCGTGCACCACCACCGGCTCGCCCTTCAGGTTCTGGCCCTCCACGCGCGCGTGGTCGAAGCGCGGGGTGCCCGCCTCCAGCCCCGGCAGGGACAGACAGCCCTCGGGGCCGCGGATCACGACACCGTCCGCCTCGACCAGACGCGGGTTGACGAGGTGTCCGACATGGCGGACATCGTCGTCGTCCTCGCAGTCGTAGACGAAGACCCGCAGCGATTCGCCGATCTGGTTCGCGGCGAGGCCGACGCCCTGAGCCGCGTACATTGTCGCGTACATGTCCTCAACGAGGCGCGCGAGGGACGGCCCGAAGTCCGTCACCTCCCCGCACGGGCGGTGCAGCACGGGATCACCGAGCAGGGTCAGGGGTCGTACGCGCCCGGAGGCGCCCGGTACAGATCCGTGTCGCATGAGCGCAAGGGTACGGTCGAGCGGTACCCCGAGCCGCAGTTCGGGCTTGTCAGGGGATCTCGATAGGCTGGGCCAGGAAAGCGATGCCGGGGGCAGGCGCGGCGCCGTACGCAAGGAGGACCCAAGAAGATGGCAGGCAACTCGGAGTCGATGACTCCGCGGGCCAAGCTCGCCGTGACGGCGGGCAAGGCCGCGGCCGCGGTGTCGCGCGCGGCAGGCCGCGGCAGCGGTTCGGTGATCGGCGGCAAGGTCGCGCTCAGGCTCGACCCCGAGCTGCTCGGACGGCTCGCCCAGCACCTGGACACGGTGCTCGTCTCGGCCACGAACGGCAAGACGACCACCACCCGCCTCATCGCCGAGGCCCTGCGCGCGAGCGGCGAGGTCGTCTCGAACGCGCTGGGCGCGAACATGCCTGCTGGTATCACCTCCGCGCTGGCCGGCGGCACGGACGCCAAGTTCGGCGTCATCGAGGTCGACGAGAAGTACCTCGCCGGGGTCGCCCGGGACGTGACCCCCAAGGCGATCGCGCTGCTCAACCTCTCGCGCGACCAGCTCGACCGCGCCGCCGAGACCCGCATGCTGGCCGAGAAGTGGCGCGAGGGCCTTGCCGGTTCGAAGGCCATCATCATCGCCAACTCCGACGACCCGCTGGTCGTCTGGGCCGCCTCCTCCTCGCCGAACGTGGTGTGGGTCGCCGCGGGCCAGGAGTGGAAGGACGACGCCTGGTCCTGCCCCGCCTGCGGCGGTGTGATGCAGCGCCCCGGCGACGACTGGTTCTGCGGCGAGTGCGGTTTCCGCCGCCCGACGGCGAGCTGGGCGCTCCAGGGCGACTACGTCCTGGACCCGCACGGCTCCGCCTGGCCGATCCACCTCCAGCTGCCGGGCCGGGCCAACAAGGCGAACGCGGCCACCTCCGCCGCCGTGGCCGCCTGCTTCGGTGTGCCGCCGCAGGTCGCCCTGGAGCGGATGTACCAGGTGCAGGCCGTGGCCGGCCGCTACGACGTCGTGCAGTTCCAGAACCGCGACCTGCGGCTGCTGCTCGCCAAGAACCCGGCGGGCTGGCTCGAAACGTTCACTCTGATCGACCCGCCGCCCACTCCGGTGATCCTTTCGGTGAACGCGCGGGGCGCGGACGGCACCGACACCTCCTGGCTGTGGGACGTCGACTACACCCGGCTGGCGGGGCACCCGATCGCGGTCATCGGCGACCGCAAGCTGGACCTCGCGGTGCGTCTGGAGGTGGCCGGCCTGCAGTTCCAGGTCTGCGACACCATCGACCAGGCCGTGCAGGCCTCGCCGCCCGGACGCATCGAGCTGATCGCCAACTACACCGCGTTCCAGGACGTCCGCCGCCGCGTCGGCAACTGACCCGACGAGAGCCAGCGAAGGATCATGAGCATGAGTGACAGCAGCCT is a genomic window containing:
- the def gene encoding peptide deformylase; the encoded protein is MRHGSVPGASGRVRPLTLLGDPVLHRPCGEVTDFGPSLARLVEDMYATMYAAQGVGLAANQIGESLRVFVYDCEDDDDVRHVGHLVNPRLVEADGVVIRGPEGCLSLPGLEAGTPRFDHARVEGQNLKGEPVVVHGTGWFARCLQHECDHLEGRIYADRVTGWRRRRVLRQASKAPWAKAPR
- a CDS encoding acyl-CoA dehydrogenase family protein, whose protein sequence is MAEFTMDLNDEQKEVRDWLHGFAADVIRPAAAEWDEREETPWPVIQEAAKLGIYSLDFYAQQFFDPSGLGIPMAMEELFWGDAGIALSIVGTGLAAVGVLANGTEEQIGTWIPQMYGDVNDVKVAAFCSSEPDAGSDVAAMRTRAVYDEAKDEWVLNGTKTWATNGGIANVHVVVASVDPALGSKGHASFIVPPNTPGLSQGQKFKKHGIRASHTAEVVLENVRIPGSCLLGGKDKLDERLARSREKAQKGGERVKNAAMATFEASRPAVGAMAVGTARAAYEEALEYAKTREQFGRPIIDNQGVAFQLADMRTSIDAARLLVWRASWMATTGKKFENAEGSMSKLFASETAKKVTAQAVQILGGNGFTREYPVERMHRDAAIYTIFEGTSEIQRLVIARTLSGMPIR
- a CDS encoding MurT ligase domain-containing protein, which translates into the protein MAGNSESMTPRAKLAVTAGKAAAAVSRAAGRGSGSVIGGKVALRLDPELLGRLAQHLDTVLVSATNGKTTTTRLIAEALRASGEVVSNALGANMPAGITSALAGGTDAKFGVIEVDEKYLAGVARDVTPKAIALLNLSRDQLDRAAETRMLAEKWREGLAGSKAIIIANSDDPLVVWAASSSPNVVWVAAGQEWKDDAWSCPACGGVMQRPGDDWFCGECGFRRPTASWALQGDYVLDPHGSAWPIHLQLPGRANKANAATSAAVAACFGVPPQVALERMYQVQAVAGRYDVVQFQNRDLRLLLAKNPAGWLETFTLIDPPPTPVILSVNARGADGTDTSWLWDVDYTRLAGHPIAVIGDRKLDLAVRLEVAGLQFQVCDTIDQAVQASPPGRIELIANYTAFQDVRRRVGN
- a CDS encoding cupin domain-containing protein, with product MTALTPAQGLLVPPGHGRTVQTPAQQVTFKVTGDHSRSASSFEVVVPPGFDVGAHVHTRSEELFYVLEGELDVLAFEPRVRTPDNWKRWQSPSGDKVVRATPGTVIVVPPGCPHAFANPTDTPAKMFFQASPPPDHERYFEELLEILSAGGPPDHAAIADLRSRYDIEQLTPLRHGGHLDDGSTRRS
- a CDS encoding TetR family transcriptional regulator, which codes for METKQRTDQRAEQQSAAERRRRELLEAADRVVLRDGPGASMNAIAAEAGITKPILYRHFGDKGGLYAALAKRHTDALLSSLRAALDAPAERRERVEATLDTYLAAIEARPQVYRFLMHPAEGAPVEAGFDVGRHSAPLLRRMGEELAEVIEERVDLGPGSQQLARVWGHGIVGMMHAAGDWWLGERPCSRAELVRGLADLLWGRLAAAGDKAGGPGF
- a CDS encoding SDR family oxidoreductase, coding for MLLDGKVALVYGGGGAVGGAAARGFAREGASVYLAGRSLAPAERAAAAIREAGGTAEAFEVDALDESAVQGFVDDVARRAGRIDISFNLIGVGDVQKPLTELTVDEFLAPIATTMRTQFLTTRAAARHMVARGSGVVLAFGGSGTQTEPGLGGFKVSLDALEGLRRQWACELGPAGIRVVTLKTGGIPESLPPDFEGRAELTELLTEPTLLGRAATLDDVGEVAAFVASDRARTMTSATVNISCGALADI
- a CDS encoding cytochrome P450; this translates as MTEETTTRPPVRPWPSLDLHGVDFDPVLAELMAEGPVTRIRLPNGEGWAWLVTRYDDVRTVTNDPRFSREAVVGRQVTRLAPHFIPQAGAVGFADPPDHTRLRRAVAAAFTARGVERLRTRAQEMLDELVDGLLRDGPPADLTERLLAPFPIAVICELMGVPAADRQLMHTWTQLILSSAHGAEVSERAKNEMSAYFARLIRSRDDGSGEDVTSLLGTAVGAGELTEDEAVGLAVLVQIGGEAVTNNCGNMVYILLTRPDLAERLRAEPELRPRAIDELLRYIPHRSAVGLSRIALEDVDVAGVRICEGDPVYVSYLAANRDPDVFPDPDRIDFDRGANPHVSFGFGPHYCVGGMLAKLESELLVGALLDRFPGLRLDAPPEQVPFRKGALIRGPEALPVTWSAAG